Proteins encoded by one window of Pseudomonas sp. PSKL.D1:
- the oscA gene encoding sulfur starvation response protein OscA: MSASLRSIDGQDEATILREIQSALRDLRFGAVEITVHNAQVVQIERKEKFRLQQPGNKPG; encoded by the coding sequence ATGAGCGCATCGCTGCGTAGCATCGACGGTCAGGACGAAGCCACCATTCTGCGTGAGATCCAGAGCGCCCTGCGCGACCTGCGTTTCGGCGCGGTGGAGATTACCGTGCACAACGCGCAAGTCGTGCAGATCGAGCGCAAGGAGAAGTTCCGCCTGCAACAGCCTGGCAACAAGCCCGGCTGA
- a CDS encoding sulfate ABC transporter substrate-binding protein yields MSIRRYALAALASAVFAGSAIAKDYELLNVSYDPTRELYQQYNAEFIKHWQQSNPGDKVKIQQSHGGSGKQGRAVIDGLRADVVTLALAGDIDEIAKLGKTLPEDWQKRLPDASTPYTSTIVFLVRKGNPKGIKDWGDLIKKDVSVITPNPKTSGGARWNFLAAWAYGLKAGGSEAKAKEYVQELFKHVPVLDTGARGSTITFVNNGQGDVLLAWENEAFLALKEDGGSDKFEIVVPSLSILAEPPVAVVDKNAQKKGNEQIAEEYLKHLYSPAGQKIAAENFYRPRDEKVAAEFGKQFPKLDLVTIDKDFGGWKTAQPKFFNDGGVFDQIYQAQ; encoded by the coding sequence ATGTCCATCCGCCGTTATGCGCTCGCCGCTCTGGCCAGTGCTGTGTTTGCCGGTTCCGCCATCGCCAAGGACTACGAACTGCTGAACGTGTCCTACGACCCGACCCGTGAGCTGTATCAGCAATACAACGCCGAGTTCATCAAGCACTGGCAACAGTCCAATCCGGGCGACAAGGTGAAGATCCAACAGTCCCACGGCGGCTCGGGCAAACAGGGCCGTGCGGTGATCGACGGCCTGCGCGCTGACGTGGTGACCCTGGCCTTGGCCGGTGATATCGACGAAATCGCCAAACTCGGCAAGACCCTGCCGGAGGACTGGCAGAAGCGCCTGCCGGACGCCAGCACCCCGTACACCTCGACCATCGTGTTCCTGGTGCGCAAGGGCAACCCGAAAGGCATCAAGGATTGGGGCGACCTGATCAAAAAAGACGTCTCGGTTATTACCCCTAACCCGAAAACTTCCGGCGGTGCCCGTTGGAACTTCCTCGCCGCCTGGGCCTATGGCCTGAAAGCCGGCGGCAGCGAAGCCAAAGCCAAAGAGTATGTGCAGGAGCTGTTCAAGCACGTACCGGTGCTGGATACCGGCGCCCGTGGCTCGACCATCACCTTCGTCAACAACGGCCAGGGCGATGTGCTGCTGGCCTGGGAAAACGAAGCCTTCCTGGCGTTGAAGGAAGACGGCGGCAGCGACAAGTTCGAAATCGTCGTGCCTTCGCTGTCGATCCTTGCCGAGCCACCGGTGGCCGTAGTTGACAAGAACGCTCAGAAGAAGGGTAACGAGCAGATTGCCGAGGAATACCTCAAGCACTTGTATAGCCCGGCCGGCCAGAAAATTGCCGCCGAAAACTTCTACCGCCCACGTGACGAAAAGGTCGCTGCCGAATTTGGCAAGCAGTTCCCGAAACTGGACCTGGTAACCATCGACAAGGACTTCGGTGGCTGGAAGACTGCACAGCCGAAGTTCTTCAATGACGGCGGTGTGTTCGACCAGATTTACCAGGCGCAATGA
- the cysT gene encoding sulfate ABC transporter permease subunit CysT, whose amino-acid sequence MSRRISPVIPGFGLTLGYTLVYLSLIVLIPLAAMFVHAAQLTWEQFWNIISAPRVIAALKLSFGTALFAAIINGVIGTLLAWVLVRYTFPGRKIIDAMIDLPFALPTAVAGIALTALYAPAGWVGQFATDLGFKIAYTPLGITLALTFVTLPFVVRTVQPVLADIPREVEEAAACLGAKPLQVFRHVLAPALLPAWLTGFALAFARGVGEYGSVIFIAGNMPMKTEILPLLIMVKLDQYDYTGATAIGVLMLVVSFILLLLINLLQRRIETP is encoded by the coding sequence ATGTCACGTCGTATTTCCCCCGTCATACCCGGCTTCGGGCTGACGCTGGGCTACACCTTGGTGTACCTCAGCCTGATCGTGCTGATACCGCTGGCCGCCATGTTCGTGCATGCCGCGCAGCTTACCTGGGAGCAGTTCTGGAACATCATCAGTGCACCGCGGGTCATTGCCGCACTTAAGCTGAGTTTCGGCACCGCCCTGTTCGCCGCCATCATCAACGGTGTGATCGGTACCCTGCTGGCCTGGGTACTGGTGCGTTACACCTTCCCCGGGCGCAAGATCATTGATGCGATGATCGACTTGCCATTCGCGTTGCCGACCGCTGTTGCCGGTATCGCTCTGACGGCCCTGTATGCGCCGGCGGGCTGGGTCGGGCAGTTCGCGACAGATCTGGGCTTCAAGATCGCCTATACGCCGTTGGGCATCACTTTGGCTCTGACCTTCGTCACCTTGCCCTTCGTGGTGCGCACGGTACAGCCGGTGCTGGCAGACATCCCGCGTGAAGTCGAAGAAGCCGCTGCCTGCCTCGGCGCCAAGCCGCTGCAAGTGTTCCGCCACGTGCTGGCACCGGCGCTGCTGCCCGCCTGGCTCACCGGCTTTGCCCTGGCGTTTGCCCGTGGCGTTGGCGAGTACGGCTCGGTGATCTTCATCGCTGGCAACATGCCGATGAAGACCGAAATCCTGCCGCTGCTGATCATGGTCAAGCTCGACCAGTATGACTACACCGGCGCAACCGCCATCGGCGTGCTGATGCTGGTGGTTTCCTTCATCCTGCTGCTGCTGATCAACTTGCTGCAGCGCCGCATCGAAACCCCTTGA